ACGACCGCCCATCCCGAGTTGGCCGCGGCGGTCGGTGGTGGCATCGCGGCTGTGCGCGGGACGGTCGAGGAGGGCCAGACCTCGATGGCTGCGGCCGCTCCCGCGGTGGCTGCGGCCGAAGCGACGTTGATGGCGCCGGAGGTGGTGCCGCCAGACGAGATGGCACCACCGTCGGGGACGTTCGGCGCGTTGGCCTGGTCGGACGCCACCGATCTGCCCGAGGTGGCCCCGACCGATCCGTACGACTATGACCCGCCCGCCGCTGCGACCGGCGATGTCCGGCCGCAGATCGAGTTCCAGCGCGACGGCGAGGAACCCGTGGCCGCGCCGGTGCCGTGGTACCGCCGACCCGCGGTGGCGCTGGCGGCGGCCGTGATCTTGCTGCTTCTCGCGCTGGCTGCCGCGGTGCTGTACGCCACGCGCTCCGACGAGGAGTCGCCCGCTCCGGCGACGACCACGGCCCATACGCCGCCTCCGACCACCAGCGAGGCGTCTCCGCCGCCGCAGGAAACGCAGGCCCCGCCGCCGGAGACCGTCACCCAGGAGGCGCCGCCACCCCCGGCGACCGAGACCGTCACGGCGCCGCCGCCTGAGCCGCCGCCGACGACCACGGAACCGCCTCCGCCCACCACCACGGAGCCGCCCCCGACGACCACGCAGCCCCCACCGGCGACGACGCAACCGCCGCCGGTCATCCCGACGCTGCCTTACGAGACCATTCCCGGGCTCCCGTTCGTCCCGAACCCGATCCAGCCTCCGCAACCGGCCCCGTAGCGCCGACGGCGGCCATACGCTGACCGCCATGACGCAGACCGACGGCTTGCTGTTCGACCCCAGGACCTACGACCCACCCCAGTTCGACGCCGAAACGCGGCGGTTGTTGCGCGCCACGATCGACTGGTTCGAAGGTCAGGGCAAGAAACGCCTCCTCGACGACGACCTGGCGGCGGTGTGGCCCGGCGACTTCGTCGACTTCGTCAAGCGCGAGAAGCTGTTTGCGACGTTCCTGACGCCCTCGGAGTTCGCGGGCGGAAACCCGGACAAACGCTGGGACGCCGCACGCAACGCCGCGCTGTCGGAGATCCTCGGCTTCTACGGACTGACGTACTGGTACACCGAGCAGGTCACCATCCTCGGGTTAGGTCCGATCTGGCAGAGCGAGAACAAGGACGCCAAGCTGCGGGCCGCCGACGACCTGGAGAACGGCGAAGTGATGGCGTTCGGGCTGTCCGAACGCTCCCGCGGTGCCGACGTCTACAACACCGACATGATCCTGACTCCCGCGAGCGAGGAGGACCGCGCCAACGGCATCCTGTACCGGGCGACGGGGGAGAAGTACTACATCGGCAACGGCAACGTCGCCAGCATGGTGTCGGTGTTCGGCCGGCGCGGGGACGTCGAGGGGCAGGACGGCTACGTCTGGTTAGTCGCCGACAGCCGGCACGACGACTACCACCTGATCGACAACGTCGTGCACATGCAGATCTACGTCAGCACCTTCCGGCTGGAGAACTATCCGGTGCGGGAGGAAGACATTCTGCACACCGGCGTGGAAGCCTTTGCGGCGGCGCTGAATACGGTCAACGTCGGCAAATTCAACCTGTGCTCCTGCTCGATCGGCATGGCCGAGCACGCGTTCTACGAGGCGATCACACACGCGCAGAACCGCATCCTGTACGGCAGCCCCGTCACCGACTTCACCCACGTACGAACCAATTTCGTCGACGCGTATTCACGCCTGATCGCGATGAAACTGTTCAGCCAGCGCTCGGTCGACTACTTCAGGTCTGCCAGCCTCGAGGACCGGCGCTATCTGCTGTTCAACCCGATGACCAAGGCCAAGGTCACGATGGAGGGCGAGACGGTGCTGCGGTCGTTGCACGACGTGATCGCCGCCAAGGGGTACGAGAAGAACACGATGTTCCGCGAGGTCGCGCAGCTCATCGGCACCCTGCCGCGACTGGAGGGCACGGTCCATGTGAACGTCGGCCTGGTGCTGAAGTTCATGCCGAACTACATGCTCAATCCCAAGGAATATCCGCCGATTCCGATGCGAAACGACGCCGCGGACGACACGTTCTTCTGGAACCAGGGTCCGACCCGTGGCGCGGGCAAGGTGCAGTTCGCCGACTGGACGCCGATCTACGAGGAGCATGCCGGCATCCCGAATGTCGCGGTGTTCTACGACCAGGCCAAGGCGTTCCGCGAATTCCTGCTGGCCGCCGCACCCGACGTCGAGCAGCAGAAGGACCTCGACTTCCTGTTGACCGTGGGGCACCTGTTCTCGTTGATCGTGTACGGCCAACTGATTCTCGAGCAGGCGGCGCTGACCGGGCTGGACTCCGACATGCTGGACCAGATCTTCGACTTCCAGATCCGCGACTTCAACACGTATGCCGTTGCGCTGCAGGGTAAGCCGACCGCGACGACGGCGCAGCAGGACTGGGCGCTGAGCGCGATCCGCAAGCCGGTGCCCGACCACGCCCGGTTCCATCGGATCTGGGAGCGGGTCAAGGCCTACGACGGCGCCTACGAGATGGCGCCCTAGCGGCGGCGCTCACCCGTCACCGCAGACCGTGGCAGGCGGCCGGCGCGGGAGTGCCCGGCGAGCCGGTCGCCGTCGGCCACCACATCGAAGTCGAGGTTCAGCCGCATCGGCTTGGTCACCGATTGACGCCACGTAACCCGTTTCCCGTCAACGATGATGTCGCGCAGCGGTACCGTCTCACCTTTCCCGGTCGCCGTGCCCGCGAGGGTGCCGTCGTGCTCGGTGAACGAATACACGATGGCCAGCGAGCCGATCGGCGTTTTGATCGTGACGTCCCAGTCTCCGACGATCGTCATCGCGTCCACACCGTGCCGCGTCGTTCGTAGGCGAACAGGTCCTCGACCGCGAGAGCGACCTGTGCTCCGTA
The nucleotide sequence above comes from Mycolicibacterium moriokaense. Encoded proteins:
- a CDS encoding acyl-CoA dehydrogenase family protein, whose translation is MTQTDGLLFDPRTYDPPQFDAETRRLLRATIDWFEGQGKKRLLDDDLAAVWPGDFVDFVKREKLFATFLTPSEFAGGNPDKRWDAARNAALSEILGFYGLTYWYTEQVTILGLGPIWQSENKDAKLRAADDLENGEVMAFGLSERSRGADVYNTDMILTPASEEDRANGILYRATGEKYYIGNGNVASMVSVFGRRGDVEGQDGYVWLVADSRHDDYHLIDNVVHMQIYVSTFRLENYPVREEDILHTGVEAFAAALNTVNVGKFNLCSCSIGMAEHAFYEAITHAQNRILYGSPVTDFTHVRTNFVDAYSRLIAMKLFSQRSVDYFRSASLEDRRYLLFNPMTKAKVTMEGETVLRSLHDVIAAKGYEKNTMFREVAQLIGTLPRLEGTVHVNVGLVLKFMPNYMLNPKEYPPIPMRNDAADDTFFWNQGPTRGAGKVQFADWTPIYEEHAGIPNVAVFYDQAKAFREFLLAAAPDVEQQKDLDFLLTVGHLFSLIVYGQLILEQAALTGLDSDMLDQIFDFQIRDFNTYAVALQGKPTATTAQQDWALSAIRKPVPDHARFHRIWERVKAYDGAYEMAP